The Arachis ipaensis cultivar K30076 chromosome B10, Araip1.1, whole genome shotgun sequence DNA window CAGCAATGCGCacgcgtcaagtacgcgcacACGTCGAcgttcgcacgtgacccacttaaagtgaaatcgttgggggcgatttctgagctgcccaggcccaattccaactcgtttctgagggtatttgatgtgaattgaagattgagcaaagggggagcacaTAGTTaatcatgatgagcctttagttagttttctagagagagaaactccctcttctctctagaattaggttaggattaggttaaattcttttggatctagatttgattacttgatttcatcttgtttcctctaCAATTCCTTGTTATAATACTTCAATtctttttggttcttttgttaattttacttttatgcttctttcatgtttatgaatgctcatgttgaatttggtttacatttaatgaaattcgatgtttcatgttcttttattgttaatttgagttgtgaattttactttccttgcaattggtagttggtagatttatatttctttcacttttactatgctttccttttatgccttccaagtgtttgacaaaatgcttggttagatgttagagtagattttgagcattcttggcttggaaagagtaattaggtaatcttgagtcatgaatacccaattcatgttggtgatctagagttgttagttaatatgatttccattGCCTCTAAcctcttgctaatttaattagtgagttgattaggacctttggattgagattagctagtcttgtttgactttttctcttatgaagataacattataccttcttccattgttagggatgatgaaataagataaattcttgttaattatggttattagtgactaggatggaaagcctatgatctcaatccttgccatgaatgtctctctctttattattaGCTTTCTTTAgtcacttgcttgatttactcttcttgtcatttaaattcttgcccatttaatttcttgccctcttatcaatcaaaccgcttgcatcttcatagccaataattgaccacttcattgcaattccttgtgagacgatccggggattcaatacttcggttaattcttattggggtttgtacttgtgacaaccaaaatttttgataagagaattgtttgttggtttggagctatgcttacaacaaagttcttatttctatgagagaaattctagaccgacacgacAATTCTTTCAACATCAACCTGCGACAGAGAatcttgaaggaagctcataagagcgggttTTCAATTCATCCAGGAAGCACTAAAATGTAGCAGGATCTGAAAAtgatgttttggtggccagggatgaagaatgatgtggcattgcacGTATCTAAATGTTTAACATGTCAGAAAGTTAAGATTGAGGATCAGAGACCATCAGGGACCCTTCAGCCTttggagattccacaatggaaatgggagagtatcgcaatagattttgtgataggtttgcctagaacctagtctggttgtgacgctatttgggtggttgtggatCGACTGACAAAATCAGCTCATTTTCTTCCTATCCGAATAAGTTGCATAATGGAGGAATTGGCTCGAATGTATATCAAAGAGATTGTCAGGTTACATGGTgtgccttctaccattatatctgacagAGATTCCCATTTTACATCAAGGTTCTGGAGAGCTTTTCAgcgtgcatttgggactcagttaagcttgagtactgcgtatcaccctcagacagatggtcagtcagaaagaactattcagaccttagaggatatgctaagggcttgtgtattggaccagccggcgagctgggatcggtatatgccattaatagagtttgcttataataatagctatcatGCAAGCATTgaaatggctccatatgaggctctgtatgtTAGGAAATGTCAGTCTTCACTAtgttggcatgaaattggagaaagaagtttgttagggcctgagatgatagctgaaaccactgaacagataaagaagattcgtaaccgaatgcttatagcccaaagccgCCAAAAGAGTTATGCTTATCAGAGGCGAAAGGCTTTGGAGTTTGAAGAAGGAGAACATGTCTTTCTGAAAGTTACACCAACCACTAGAGTGAGAAGAGCTATTAAAACTAAGAAACTGAATCCCTGTTATATTGGACCATTTGAGATCCTGAAGAGAATTGGGccagtggcttatagaattgccttaccactgtatctttcgaatttgcacaacgtgtttcatgtgtcacagcttcggaagtatactgCTGATGCAAGTCATGTTCTAGAACCAGAACCAATCCAGGTAAAAGAAGATCCAACACTTCCAATAATTCCagtgagaattgatgatactagtattaaACGATTACGCAGGAAGGAAGTATCATTagtaaaagtagcttggagtcgagctggtatcgAGGAACATACCTGGGAGCTCGAATTAGATATGCAAAAGGACtatccacatctcttttcaggtaactagatttgaattttgagggcaaaattctttcttaggtgggtagaatgtaaacccCGATTAATTGGTAGATAATTAGTCAGTAAATTAGATTTTAATAAGGAAGACTAGAAATgcaaatattatatcaaattaggatagagctcattgaaacgagaattttgacaccaatttcgaagaaaacggtccaagattAGGCCGAACGGGCTGAACCGATTGAACCGGTCCAAGATTTTTACACCCACGGGTACGCATGACAAAGGGACGCGCGCGCGAGCTGCAGTTTTACAtttccacgcgaacgcgtgcgcTACACGTACGCGTGGACTCTATTTCAGCAAACttgatttttattgttttaaatggtgtttcaaacttctaaacctctattatCATTCCATTGGTCATAAATAGTAGTGTTAAACCTAATAATCAGATGAAGATAGGAAAAGAGGAAAGCTTGAAGGTGAAGTAAAGTTGAAAAGTGTTGAACTAATTATGAGATGTTACTGATAAGTCATATATGATACTTGACTGGATACTCTGACAAAAGATTATGTATGAAACttggcttgaatgattaaatgatctAAGATACGAGGTTCTCTGGataaagtgccgtggcttgccaccacgtgtaccaggttgaaaacttgatactctgttgacctacgacgtaagtgtgactgggcactatataaattcctgggaatgttacccccattgagcaatattgattatttgagaaaaagctatgcatagactcttggggatgcacgtcgggggacagtctaagttcaattcagacttgtcgggttggctggataaccaacagatgagtctcatcagccataggacaggcatgcatcatgtgcatattacttgaattacttgcttgtgctttaattgggtgtgcctatatgtacttgccatgttaaatgtgtatttgttacctgcagtatttgtaaccttcttgtgcttgcctttatctgtctatttgtctgtgaaaaatgcatgatggagttggaggtatggaggaatgacagtatgggacttagatttaaggttaagttaggtttaaatattcttagaaaaccaccttttatggcttcagtttaatactttaagctctataatctgagtgtcggcgttctaggattgcctctggcattcccaggaccttatatattatgtgtgtgacacctttaccatattgagaacctctgattctcattccatactatgttgttatttttttcagatgcaggtcgagaagcGTCTTGTTAGGCGTCTGAGCTCCTGAAGCAAAGTGGTTACCAGGTTATTTTGTTGCACAAtgatatatatgtatgtacttagctttctctccgcataacttattcttttttatcctcttagaggtttatggagaggcagggtTTTGCTTATGTACATTTGGGTTtttgatatgtatatatatatgtaaatattcttcggccagccttgacttcgcagactgagttaggagcttgttattttatatctttggctctctattcctacttttattattttatgtttgataATTATAGTTTTCTTCACACGCAAGTCATTCCgtttccagagtgttgtgctttttatttcgcgattttgttttacccatttttcaaggctcctagtttattatattctttctactattatatgtacacattttattttagaggtcgtagcacctcaccacctctgtattacatcctaggtgtaatgCTCTGTGTAGTATGGTGTTACAATAAAGCTCaaattaatgtaagaagttataaaaagtaacccatataaAGCGACCTGACGAGGTCAGACTAgaaatgggattactaaaaataacttgagaAGGACTGACAGAGGagtcaaaccaaaagaaagaatCACTGAAAAGGGAGCAAACATCACACAAAGTCCAAAAGGGTTGAAAAATCTAAGGCCAAAGTGCTTAGCCAAAGGGTTATAAGTCCTAAAAAAAAGGCGAAAGCACAACCCCCAAAATCGGGCTAAAAAGTCGTCACCAaaaaactaaaaaggttctatgtaaagaacactaaaaagttattGGAGATCGACTAAAAAGCCCAGGCAGCAAGCCGCAAGGATGACAGTACCAAAACAAAAAGTTGTCAACACAACTAACACAGGGCGTGATCCAAAAGGCAGGGGAAAAATTCACAAGCATTCCAAAAAAGAGGTCGGGATCGACAAAGTACCAGACATCTAAAAAACACAAAGAAACCCACGAGGAACGTGAGGGTCGAAAAAATAGCACTTCTTCGCAAAGTAAGCCAAGCCATCATGCAAACAAATCAAAGACTAAAACATTAAAAAATCAAAGGCTGCCGTTGTTAAAGgtgttttgttttttaaaataaaagttgttGGAAAGCAACTAGAAGAGTGTCCGAAATAAAGGTCATCCACAAAGACTTACAAGTTTCAAGAGGTCCACAGATCGGACCGTACCAAACATATAATCAAAACAaagatataaaaagaaaaatcatagGGGATCCAAGTTCGCCCCAGTAGCTGCATCCTTAGGAGGAGGAGGCATGGTCGAGATCGGGGTGGCGTTGACAACTCCATCTGGCCCATTCAGAATCTCCAGGTCAGGCTCGGGCTCAGGAGGGACCACCTCGGCAGAAGGAGCTGCAGTAGTAGAAGCTGAGGAAGCCTTAGTTAGTGGCACAAGAGGAGGACCCTCATCATCATTTTCTGGGGCAGGCACAATCTTGCCGTCCTCCACCACGTTGTCCATGCTGAATAAAGAGAGGTCGACATCGGGAGCGAGAACCCGAACTTGGGCCTTCAGGTTTTCGTACATGTCGGTCATACTGCTCACTATATGGccctgaagctcggcataatcatctTGGGCAGACTGAAGTCTCTCATTGGTTTCCAACAGCTCGTCATAGGTCCGGGTATAGCTCTCCTTGGACTTCTTGGCCATCTCCTGGGCCAGATTGGCAGTCGCTTCTATAGCAGTAGCCCGAGCCTTCTCCTTCTCTACATCAATCTCCAATTTAGCAACCTTGGTATCCATCTCGTCCTTCAGACCCTTCACCCTATCGTATTCAGCCTTGGCCTCCTCCAAAATGGCCTTGGTAGCATGGACAGGGGACTCCCGGACAACCCGAGATAAGGCCGCACTAAGATTGGCCATCCGAGTACTGTTGCTTGATATAAAATCAAGATGATGCAGGATGGAGATGTCATCCAAAGGAATTTTACCATGAGGAGCGATCAACTCTGTGGCAAAAGTCACACCATCAAACTCTTTATCCTCCATATTATAAGGGCCGATAGTTCTCGGCTTCTTGGGAGGAGGGCCGGCTGAAGTAGGGGAAGAGGAAGCGCTAGAGGTCGAAAAAGGGGGATCAGTAGGAACCGTCCGGACTCTAGGGGTCGGGATGACTTTCCTTGGCTCCTGAGGATTAGATGCCAGTTTCTTTGGAGGCAATTGAGAAGAGCTCTCCCCCGACGTCTTTTTGGACAAGTTCTGAGTAGCCACTGCCTTCTTGGCTTTGCGAAACATCTTCATCAAATCTGAAGAAGACATCATCTCTGAAAAGAAGCCAGCAAAACAGTCACACAGTAGATAATGACAAAATCACGATCAATAAAAGAAAACTAATATGAAAGATAAGATTGGACATTACCTAGCTCAGAATGGAGAAGAGTGGGATCCCCTAAGAATTTTTTAGTGTCCAGATGAGGAGGCTCCTCCCAATGCTCCTCTAAAACACCCACAAAATCCTGTTCTACTTCATCCAAACTCTCCCCAGGATACTTAAGAACTACTGTATCTTTTTGCCACCATAAAGGAAAGgtcggctcatcattttcatccagaaagaaAGGCCGAGCACCCTCAACAGCTTGGAATTTAAAAAAGAAGTTCTTAAAGTCTCGAAAGGAGTCATCAAATATTGAAAATACTTTCTTCCCCTGGGTAGCTCGGAATgagatccaagaagccttcttcttggccaccctGGGTTTGGTCAGCACAAACAGGTAAAGAAAAAGGGACAAGGTAGGTCGGACACCTAGCTCCTGACACAACAGCTGGAAGATCTTCATAAAAGCCCAAGAGTTCGGGTGAAGTTGCGACGGGGCAACATTATAGTTCCACAAGAGTTCAGTCTCAAATtcggtaaaaggaagggtaataccTAACTGGGTAAAAAATAGTCATAGGCATAGAAAAAGGGCACTCTTCCTGACCTATGGGAGGGAAACTAACTCTCTCCTCAGGATCGGGCGATACcagctcataattcttctcatcatccCTACTACTACAGATCCTATGAAACCTCCTAAGCTTCTCACAGTACTCAGGGTTGGCTACAGTAACACACATTAAGACTATGGAATCTAACCAGTCAGCCATACCCGCAGGGACCTttgtagacatctcaacaatatttctACATGAAGACATAAAACACTACATCTACAGCAAGAAAATAAGAAGtgtcactaccaaacaactcggacaagATCAAAACCAGGACGAAAAAGTGAAGCAAACACATAGCAAGCAAAAGGGCATCCCAGGATTtgcaagaagcaagaaaattatcACCAACACCCAGGAACATCCCTTGGAGGCAACAACACAGATACAACAAAGGAAGAATATAGGGAATCAAAAATAAAACCCTAGTCCCGTCACCAGAACCCAAAGAGAAAATGCAAACGGTTCACCCAAGCATCGACATTTCCGCAAAAATGAAGCAACAAAGATAAAAAGATTTCAAAGAAATAAAGCATGCAACAATCATCAGAAGCAAAACAGAATAGTAAAGTAATACAAAGAGGTATGAAATAGAAGAACCAACCTGGAAAAGAGAAGAAGGTAGGAGGACAAATGTGCAAGCAGCAAGTCACGAACAAAGATGGAAACTCCGAAAAACCAAGAAAGAAACAATCTTGGGTGCTGGGGCAAACAGAGGATGAAGGAAAGGAAGCTTCTTTCGCTGAGCAAATGAAACGCATGAATGATCTACGAGCAAAACTCCAGGAAAGAAGCGAGCTTGGGGCAAAATCAAAGGGGTCAGACAAACGAAGTTTTgcaaagaagcaaagaagcagggaagcagaagaaagaaggaaacttCTCTAAATTCAAATTGAGCAAAGGAACGAAATGGCAAAGGGAATTAAAAGCCCTATTAGAAGGCTTTAAAAGCCCTTGCGTAAACCCAAAACTGATGCACTAGGAAATGACGCCGCATTTAAAGAAAAAAGACATTAAAATGATGCGAAACTCATGAACAAGAGGAGCAAACCAGACAAAGATGCTTGAACACGACTTCTCCAAAGAGATTGAGGCTCAGAAAGCACGATCTCATAGAAAGGTCCAAGCTCaaacaggggcactgttcataccgtGGACCGAGCTATAAGGTCCGGGTTAGACGAGGTcaaagcgaccaacctctttGAAGTTTGGCCAACCGccaacctcttcacaaagagctcggacgAGTCACCACAGAGGCCCAAAGAGGCCCAAGAAAGAAGAGTCACCGCCTACCAGAAG harbors:
- the LOC110268395 gene encoding uncharacterized protein LOC110268395, which translates into the protein MLIAQSRQKSYAYQRRKALEFEEGEHVFLKVTPTTRLRKYTADASHVLEPEPIQVKEDPTLPIIPVRIDDTSIKRLRRKEVSLVKVAWSRAGIEEHTWELELDMQKDYPHLFSGN